GGTGATCACCGTCGGTCCTGACGGCGACCGGTTCATAGCCTATGACGACGATGTGCTGCACGGGACGTCGGATGCACTGCCCGACGATGTTTTGATGCAGGCCCCGGTCCTGCTGATCGATGGCTATGCCGCACACTCGGAAAGGGTGGTGGCACGGGCGCGCGCGCTGGGCCTGGCCGTGATAGCCGATATCGAATGGACGGTCGGTGCCGCGACGGACCGGCTCCTCGCCTGCGCCGACCATCTGGTGCTGCCGCTCGCTTTCGCGAGGGAGTACACCGGCGAGACCGATCCGGCGGCCATTCTGGAGCAGCTCTGGTCAGCGGAGAGGTCCGCTGTCGTGCTGACCGATGGCGAACGAGGGGCCTGTCTCCGCCAGAAAGGCGATCCCACCCGGTGGCATTTGCCGGCCTATCAGGTTCAAGCGGTGGACACGACCGGCGCCGGCGACTGTTTTCACGGCGCCTATGCTCTTGCCCTTGCCGAGGGGAAGAGCCCGCTCGATTGCGTAGCCTATGCCACAGCGGCTGCCGCCATTTCCGTGACCGCGCGGGGAGGGCGCAGGGGCCTGCCGGACAACCGGACGTGCCTCGCATGGATGGCAGGGGGAAATGCACCCGTGGCGTGCCCCATCCCGGGATGTCACGATTAGCGTGCCGTTGACAGGTGTCGACCTTGTTGGCCGCCCGAGCGGAACCACACGCCGATCGCAGGGTTTGAAAGATCCTTCAGCCGCTGCCGCGTTGGCCATAAAAATTACGCGCGTAAAAAAATATTAGCGCGCAAATAAATGGCATAAATGTAAGATATTTCAAATTG
The window above is part of the Rhizobium sp. BT03 genome. Proteins encoded here:
- a CDS encoding PfkB family carbohydrate kinase, giving the protein MSPPLQVLGFGALAIDDIIYVDRGLSAGKGKVTKRATDHGGNVATALVTVARLGGRAGFIGWLGEDPAADPAGAELEREGVDISLAPRHAAAAPIRSVITVGPDGDRFIAYDDDVLHGTSDALPDDVLMQAPVLLIDGYAAHSERVVARARALGLAVIADIEWTVGAATDRLLACADHLVLPLAFAREYTGETDPAAILEQLWSAERSAVVLTDGERGACLRQKGDPTRWHLPAYQVQAVDTTGAGDCFHGAYALALAEGKSPLDCVAYATAAAAISVTARGGRRGLPDNRTCLAWMAGGNAPVACPIPGCHD